Genomic DNA from bacterium:
CTGAAATGCATCCCGGTCACCCCTCTTGGCAAATGCGAGGCGCGTCGCGGGATCCGGCATGTCGGTGGCAGGCATATTCACTGAGGGAACTCCCTTTTCCAGGTCGCAATTCCCCGCGATGTTGACAGCCGGCATCGATCGCAGCGATACACCGGTGACGTCTTACATCGAGGGCGCGAGTCCGGGAACCGCCGCGGGCGCGGTAACGATTAGGATGCCAACTCCGATCATGGCGAGTGCGATCGGTACGTCGATGGCGGCCCGCACGGGCACGAACTTTTGGACAATGACGAGGACGGCGATGACGCTCATCCACGTCAGGCTCATGATCCCGAGCGCCGCCAGCATCACCATCAGTCCGATGCTCGAGCCCACGCAGCACAGCCCAAATTCGAATCCTGAGTCGGCATACTCGCGGCAGCGCCGGCGGAAGACCAGCTTGAGCGGCGTGAACTCGTAGAGACCCGCGGCGAGCGTGATCGCGCCCGCGGCGAGCGGGCCGTGCGGGCGGTACACCGCGAACATTGCAACGCCGAAGGCCGCCCAGACCGCCAGGTACGATCCGACAAACAACACGACGGCGTCCACGCGGCGGACCGCCCCGGCGTATCGCAAGGTCGCCCGAGCCGCGCCCGGCAGCATCATCGCCGCCATCATCGCCACCCAGAGGACGAGAAACGATCCGAAAGAACCGAGCGGGGTCATCACGCCCATGTCCATCCCATTCATTAGCCGGGCCGCGACCACCCAGGATGCGGCAGCCAGCCCGATGGTCGCGGTCAGGGCGGCGGCCGCCGCCGGTGTTCTAGTGCTCGTGTGCTCGGTCATCGTAGAACGGCTGTGTCATTCGGATCGAGGGGAGCGGATATGAAAGGCCTCCCTTTTTCGGAAATCGATGATCGTTCGTCTGCCGCGCGGGTCATCGTTCCCGTCCACGACGCTCATTGATACAGACCGTCG
This window encodes:
- a CDS encoding DUF2182 domain-containing protein gives rise to the protein MTEHTSTRTPAAAAALTATIGLAAASWVVAARLMNGMDMGVMTPLGSFGSFLVLWVAMMAAMMLPGAARATLRYAGAVRRVDAVVLFVGSYLAVWAAFGVAMFAVYRPHGPLAAGAITLAAGLYEFTPLKLVFRRRCREYADSGFEFGLCCVGSSIGLMVMLAALGIMSLTWMSVIAVLVIVQKFVPVRAAIDVPIALAMIGVGILIVTAPAAVPGLAPSM